Genomic DNA from Burkholderia plantarii:
GTTGAAGGGCGGCAGTCGGCCGAGATCGGCAAGAAAGGGACATTCGACATGGATGCTTGGATCGCCGACAATCTGGTTCCTTGACGGGAACCCGCGACGCCGCACCGATGGCAACAAGATTCGACATTGTGAAGTTTCGTCCCTTGACGATACTTATCGCTTCCATTGGCTTATGGAGCATTGTCATACCGATGCTGCAGCCAGCGCCCCCGTCCAAGCTTTCGGACCTATGCCACTTGAATGCGTCTGGCGATCCGGCAATAGACAAAGTGGCTGCCGGGCGCGTATCGCACATTACAAATGCCTACTTCATCCAGGAGGCAGGGGACAACGCCACGCTTCTGTCGCGTTGTGCCAAGGGTGGTTGTGGTCCACTCGATCCGAGACTTTTCGAGGCGCGGGTCGGTTCCCCAGTACGTGCAGAGTTCTGCGGCGGCCATCCGGTAGAAGTGACGATTTCCGGTACCGAAGTATTTCGATTGACTCAGCAGTATCTCGATGGTCAAGTTGCCGCGACTCGACGAAGTAGTAAGTGGATGATCCAATTCGGAGCTTTCTGGTGTGGCTTATGGTTGCTTCTGCAAATGATCGCAGAGATTCGATTCAAGCGATTAAATACATAGCTACGCACCCGGGCAGCTAGTCGTCCACTCGTGGCTAACTTGATCGGTTCGAATGATTGCCTTCGAGATCGTCCTCAGGGTCCGCTACCGCGGACCGCATCAGGCAGCGGTCGGCTGCGGACACTCGGCCGCCATAGATTACGTTATAGAAATCAGATGCTCTTGTTGAGCGACCTTTTGAGAAACAATCACATATGCAGCGATTTCGAAAGTATATATTTACATTGCTTTCCCTGAGCCTTGTCGGCAGCTTCGTGATAGCGATTGCTTTGCAACCGCTCGTATCTGCCACCTTTGCAACGAGAGAGTTCTCTCAGTGTATCAATCCGCTCGTGGTTGCCGTAATCAGCGTAATTGGCCTGATCGTCTTGGCAACACTTTTATGGCTCGCGCTCTGGCGTTCGCCATCGTCTTCGTCTGCGAAGCCGCCATTAGCTATGCTAGAAGCGGCCGGACTGCCAGCGCTGCCGTCGCAAGTCATTGTCTTCGTTTTGGTTTTTGGCGCCCTTAACTGCCTGACTTTCTGTTTTCTTATTGGCGATATTGAAGCGCTTGTAGTCAGATTATCGGCCAAAAGAGATGTGTTTTACGAAGAAACTGTTAAAGAAACATATCAGAAAGGATGTGGCAATGCGGTTGAATGGATCGACTCGTTCGTTGGCGGCAGCGTGACCGTTTGCTTGACCTCCCCATTATTTACAAAGCACGGCGGTCCGATCAGCAGATTGTCGATTGTGCATTCGCTGCGTGGCCCATTCGGCATACGTGTTCTGACGGTTCATGCGGTCGATTCCGAGCCGGGCCGTGTCGATTTTTCTCAAATGCAGACAAATCCGGCCACGCACTGAACCGGCTCGATTGCCGATTGCCTGATTTCAGGGTTAAATCTACCGTGGCATGAGACGCCTGTCGGCCAGAAGGCGGCATTCGATGCAGGGAGTAGAATCGCCGACGATCGGACGGCGACGCCGCGCCGAGCTTTCTTCTAGGAGTGACGCAATGGACGAAGCGCTTACCGACCTCAGTTCTTTCTCTTTCGTTCTCGCAGTACCAGATATCGATGCCAGTGCCGCGTACTTTCGCGACGCGCTTGGTTTCCGATTGGATTGGCCTGATGGCATCGGGTGGAAGTTGGCAACGAGAGGAGGCGTGCGCGTCATGCTTGGCCATTGTCCCGACGCGATGCGGCCATCGGCAACAGGCGACCACAACTATTTCGGTTACGCCCATGTGACGAATGCCGACGCGCTTCATGAAGAACTTGTCGCTCGGGGTGCCATCATCCTGCAACCTCCGACCGACAAACCGCATGGCATGCGCGAATTTCTCGTGGGCACCCCAGACGGTCATCGACTGATGATCGGCCAAGACCTGTCCAAATGAAGGGCCGTTGTGGTGTGAGACCGCTCACTGGCTGAAACGGGTCGCATGCATCTATTTGCCCGCAGGCCGGCTGCATATGCGGTACGCATGAGGCGCTGATCGGCCAAGAGCGGTCAGTCGATAGCAGGCTCCAGATCGTCAACAATTCAACGCCGCATATCGTTCAAGAATCTCATGTATCGGATACGGAACTCGCGTTTCTTTATCTCAGAATGTCTCTCAGAGCCAGTCTTCGTATTGGAAGGAGCCGCGTCGGAATGGCTCTTTGCCTCGGGGTTCTGGACTCGGGTTAACCGCTTGATGGGGACGATGTACGATCAGTACGAAGAGGACGAGGCGTCTCCCGCGACTCTCGAGCAGATTGCATCACGAATGCGTTGCCAGATTCGTGAGCTTGAAATGGGCGACGAAGAAATGATTCGTTTCACGTGTGGGTGGTTCAGTACAGGCGCAGCTTGTGTCCTCGAAACCCCGAGGGCCGTCCTCGTATCGCAACTAATTTTGCTCCAAAGTTTTCTGGAGCGGATGGCTGAAAGCGGCACTACTCTTGAGTTAAGCCTTTGAAGGCAACACTGCCATGAACATTGAAACAATGGCCGCTCGATGTGAAGATCAAAAGTTGAGTTTGCCTGACGTTGATACCGCATGCCAAGCCGCGAAAATGTCAAGGCTGGAATTTTTTGACGAGCTGGCCCGCTGGCTTGCCATCGAGTTCCTCGAAGGCCGGCGCGATTTCACGTTTTGCGATGGCGTCGTCAACAACATGATGCCGCTCGCAGATTGGAACCTCAGTGATTTTGCGTGGTCGATTTTCCATGCGTTCGACAATGGCGAGTTCTACCATAGGGAGGATTCGCGAGATGTCAATCCCGTGGAGAAATACACAAAACCGATGCTGGCGCGAGCGTTAGCGGAACTGAAATGATCGCTTACATGGAATGGGTACGAACGGCCGAAGATCGGAGAAGGCAACTAAATGGCTAAGAAGAAAATGAATCGGCTGAGACTGCTGTTCCGACAGCCGGTCCCGTCGCCTGCGCCGTCCATATCGGACGGATTCCCGTTGCCTTGGTCAGAGGGGCGGCCTAGTATCTACCGCTTTCTGTCGGATTTTGCGGTTGCGGATGACCAATGTCTTTCCGACGTGGCTGCGACGTTGCCTGATGAGGAGTTACTGTCGATCCGAAGTGGCACACAACTGCGATGGGCACCCGGCGCAATGGACGGCGCATTCGGTCATCACGCGGCGAGCGATGGCAGCACACAGGTCGAGCGGGTAGTTGCCATGCTTGTGTCGGCGGCTGACGCTCGATCGGCTGAAGCGGTCAAGAATCTCTACGACCTGATTGCCGGGGATGAAGCACTGCGCCTTGTCGATCCTTTGCTGACGTCGTTGCGGCAATTGCGGCCAACGGACCCCGAGCGTTTGCATGCCTTGGCTCACTGGCTCGCCAGCGAAAGTCCGGATAGAGGCGCGGTCAAGATTGGTATTGCACTGCTCGGGATGTTTCAACCGCCTCGGGACACGGCGTTGCTTATCACTCTTGGTTTGCATGAGGAGTTCACGCTCTATGTAGCAGTGGCCCTCGGAAACACGTTGCCAGCCCCGGACAGGGAGGATGCCTGGTGGTCGCTGGCCAGACGAGTGAACGGATGGGGACGCATCCATTTAGTTGAGCGTCTGGCAAAGACTGAACGAAGCGATATAAAGGCCTGGATGCTGCGTGAGGGCTACAAGAATTCGGTGATGATCGAATACTTGGCCTATCCATGCGCAGTCGGCGGCGATTTGCTGCGCGCGCTGCGGGAGAATGACGTCGACGATGCATTGCTCAACGGCGCCGGTGATATGCTGCAGGCGCTGATCGCAGGCGGCCCGGCGCAGGACATGCGCGATTACACTGAGGGTGCCGAGGCCACTAGCCTGTATTTGGGTCACCTGGCGCGACGCGTGTCGGCCCGACTCGATGACTATCTGGTCGTCTCGGACATCGCAGGGTTTGCTACGGATGAGGAAAGACCTTGGGAGGTATTGGGAGCGCGCGGTTGGACCGCAGAGCGTAGGGCGCACGTCGCTGCATTGGCCAGCGCCATCGTCGCGGACTCGAGATGGCCAGCGCTGGCCGCTGAAAGCCTTGGCGCACCCGACGAGGCAGCTTTCTGGACGGCAGCAACAGTGGCGGAGCGCTTGGGGTTAGATCCGTGGGAGGTGCGCTTCGATCGTCAGCGCGCCGGCCAAGGGAGCCAGTGGTTTTATCTGATGCGGGATGCTGATACGCAGCGCGCCGATCGCGTGGTCACCTTGGCGATGGAGCAACTGTCCTTGAATGATCTGGCGACTGGAGCGGCGGATGAGTCCGGTCTTGGGCCTGGGTTTGCACAACAGACCGTGCTCGGTGCGATCCTCCAGGAACTGGGGCGCTTTCCTTGCAAAGGCTGGCCTCTCGTTGAGGCAGGTCTTCGGAGCCCGGTGGTCAGGAACCGGAACATGGCGTTGAAGACCTTGGATACTTGGGGCAAGGAGAAATGGCCGACGGCTGCCGAGGCTGCACTCAATAACGCCCTCTGCGCAGAGCCTAACGACCGGGTGCGAGAGTACATCACTCAGGTGCTTTCTCGTTAAACTCCGACTTGTGCTCGCGAGGACAGGCAACGCTGATGGCGCTCGTCGAGAGTTGGATCGCTTTCTCGAAGGGCGTTCAGCGGAAGACCCAGTCTCCATACGGCTCGGCGAGATGCTGGCTAAAGCTACCGGCATGGCATGATCGCGAACAAAGAATCCTTCGTGTGGATGGCGGGCGACTGCGCCAATGAACATGCGCCGAGTGTCCGCTTGCAGGAGATCTGACTGTCTCTTCAGGGTCGATCTGCGCCGGTCGCGCATGACAGGGCGGCGGCCGGCCGTGTCCGGCCAGGAACAGACGATCGTAGCTCGCAGACGATCTCTGTCCGAACGTCGGCGCCCCTGTCTGCAACGGTCATTCGAATCCGACGACACATCTCCGCCAAACGTTTCCACAGTTGATCATGTCAATTGAAGCATTCGATATGGATAAGATAGCGTTGCAGGCATAATCGCGGGTACAAGCACTTGTCTGAAGCGCACGGCCATGGCCGGGGTGGGCGCTGGCAACGCCCATTTATCCGTGGTAGCCGATATGAAGGCGGAGCAACATCATTCGGCATAAACTCTCGTTTGCTCGTTCGAATCAACGGAATCGTGACGCAACTCCAAGGAAAAACGTTTGCGGGCAAGAGGCTCGCATTCACCGGTGGCGGCTCGGCTGGGCACGTTGTCCCTTTGCTCCCATTGATGGAAGATGCTTCGGCACGCGGGGCAGAGGTCCGATACATGGGCTCCGTGGCAGGCATCGAGAAATCGATCATCGCCGCGACGGGCATACCCTACGTCGCTTTGCACACGACAAAGCTGAGACGGTCATTCACCGTCAGCAACCTCGCAATCCCTTGGCGCCTCGTACTCGGCATACGCGATGCGATCGGATTCTTCAAACGATACGAGCCGGATGTACTGATTTCAAAAGGCGGGTTTGTATCCGTGCCGGCAGTTATCGCAGCGTGGCTAACCAGGGTACCTATCGTGTCCCATGAGTCAGATTTGACTACGGGCCTCGCAAATCGGATAGCGTTGCCGTTCTGTACCTCAATGTGTACCGCGTTGCCGCTTTCCCTTGTCAAAGGACGAATTACGAGCAAGCACGTATTTACCGGGATTCCGATCCGGCGCGAATTCGTTAGCGCGAAGAAATCAGTTGTTTCTATACCCTGTAAGCCCACGTTACTTGTGTTCGGTGGCAGCCTGGGCGCAAGTGCGATAAATACCGCGATCCGGGCCGCCCTTCCTTCGTTAGCGGGCTATCGCGTTGTGCATATATGCGGACGGGGAAACGTTGACACGAATTACGACGCCCCCGATTACATTCAGCACGAGTTTGTGACTGAAGGAATGGCCGCGCTGATTCAAGAGGCGGAGGTCGTTCTCTGCCGTGCCGGCATGACTTCTATCCTTGAGCTTCTTTATCTGGAAAAGCCGGCAGTGCTGGTGCCGCTTGGGAAAGCCGCGAGCCGCGGCGACCAGCTTGACAACGCGAAGCTATTCGAGGACTTGGGCATCTTTCAAACGTTGCACGAAGATGCGATCGCAACAGACCTCCTACACAAACTCAAGGTTGCGCGGGAACGACGCATCGAATCGCAGCACGCGATTCGAGCGCTCGGCCTCCAATTCAGTACCGCTCCAATATTACGTGTTCTGGCCGACGTAATGCACGTGTAAAGGGGCGCCCTAATGCGGTTGAACTGTAAGCGCCTCACGCCGACCGTTCGCGATCGCTCGCTCGCGGATGGCAAGCTATTGATAGCGCGTTGATGAGTACTCGGTAGACGTTGCGGAGATCAGGTTATCGCTGAGAGCGGAGCGGATCGCGTGGCCAACTTGGCGGCCACATCCCAAGGCAGCGGTTCATCGATGCAGTTGACCGATGCTCATTGATCACGTCGCGCATCGCTGATGCCTGTCTGGCGATGGGGCTGACCATCGATCTAGCGAGGGCCGAACAACGGAACCGGCGCGTCGACGAAGATCGCGATCTGTGCGGCGTCTGTTCGCGACTTGCTAGCGTAAGCAAACTCCCGCTCCACCAACACGTCCTATACTGCGAGTTTTTTGGGGAGGAGAGATCAATGCGCGCCCCGTTTCAGATCCTTGCCATTCCTTATCGTGTCGGCTGTAAAGGATCGACGTTCGCCGCCCTCAAACGTTCTGACGATGGACATTGGCAGGGTGTCGCTGGCGGCGGAGAAGTTGGTGAAACTCCGTTCCAGGCGGCAGTCAGGGAATGCCAGGAAGAAGTCGGCGTTGGCTCACGCAGCAGGGTTCGATCGCTAAAAAGTCGGGCGTCGATCCCTGTTGAGCACTTCACCGACCGCGGACATTGGCCGACTGACATGTTTGTCATCCCCGAATATTGCTTCGGGCTGGACTGCACAGACAAGGAGCTTGTTCTATCAAGCGAACACGTGGACGTGCGTTGGGGAACATATCGAGAGATTAATGCGCTACTGCGCTGGGATTCAAACAAGACAGCTCTCTGGGAACTCAACTGTCGTGTCACCAAGGAGTAGTCTGCCCTTGCTTCGGACGGTGAACGTAGATACAAACCTATCGGCCGTCGTGTTGCTCGCTGTAGACGACCCAGAACCGGTTGAACTCGACTTGGTCCAAAGACGTTTGGTGCTAGTTTGGGATCGCTCATTCGCAAAGGCGAGCGGCCGTTGTCAGTTTTGGAACGGGCATCACAGGAATGAAGCTGTGATCGTCGCTTCAGGGTCGCCATCTGCCGTCGGCGTCCGCAGCCTCCAACGAGGCGCCGCGACGGTCGTCGTCGGGCCGAGTTCGGCCAGGAACGGGCATTGGTCACCGGCGGGTAGATGTCCCCTCATGAACGAGGAAAGGCCCCTTGACGCGGATCAAGTGCCCGGGAGGCTACTGACCTGAATGCGCCGCCACCCTTTGTAGTTGGTCTCACCCTACAACTATTTTCAGTTCAGTCAGCGAGTATCCACTACGGATGGCGTGGCTCGGAAGCGTTCGAATGTCAGCCTGGTGCGTTGCGCTGTTGTCTCCCAAAGAGCCTCGGTGAGCGTATTAAATCGCGCGAGGGCCAATAAGATGCGCAACTGGTGGAAAACTACACACAGGGGCAGCGACGCGCTCTCTAGCGCATTGAGCGGTCGCTTGACCTGGTAGGCAGAGAGGAACGATTCCCAGAGCGCTGCAGCGTCAGACAGGTCTCGGAGATGAAGCGGCAGAGCGCCAAGATCGAAAATGAGCGCACCCTGGCCGCACTCGTCGAAGTCAAAGAACGTCACCGTCTCGCTCTCGATTCGAGCGTTACCTGTCCAGA
This window encodes:
- a CDS encoding VOC family protein, translating into MDEALTDLSSFSFVLAVPDIDASAAYFRDALGFRLDWPDGIGWKLATRGGVRVMLGHCPDAMRPSATGDHNYFGYAHVTNADALHEELVARGAIILQPPTDKPHGMREFLVGTPDGHRLMIGQDLSK
- a CDS encoding UDP-N-acetylglucosamine--N-acetylmuramyl-(pentapeptide) pyrophosphoryl-undecaprenol N-acetylglucosamine transferase, which translates into the protein MTQLQGKTFAGKRLAFTGGGSAGHVVPLLPLMEDASARGAEVRYMGSVAGIEKSIIAATGIPYVALHTTKLRRSFTVSNLAIPWRLVLGIRDAIGFFKRYEPDVLISKGGFVSVPAVIAAWLTRVPIVSHESDLTTGLANRIALPFCTSMCTALPLSLVKGRITSKHVFTGIPIRREFVSAKKSVVSIPCKPTLLVFGGSLGASAINTAIRAALPSLAGYRVVHICGRGNVDTNYDAPDYIQHEFVTEGMAALIQEAEVVLCRAGMTSILELLYLEKPAVLVPLGKAASRGDQLDNAKLFEDLGIFQTLHEDAIATDLLHKLKVARERRIESQHAIRALGLQFSTAPILRVLADVMHV
- a CDS encoding NUDIX domain-containing protein, yielding MRAPFQILAIPYRVGCKGSTFAALKRSDDGHWQGVAGGGEVGETPFQAAVRECQEEVGVGSRSRVRSLKSRASIPVEHFTDRGHWPTDMFVIPEYCFGLDCTDKELVLSSEHVDVRWGTYREINALLRWDSNKTALWELNCRVTKE